From Danaus plexippus chromosome 11, MEX_DaPlex, whole genome shotgun sequence, the proteins below share one genomic window:
- the LOC116765788 gene encoding uncharacterized PE-PGRS family protein PE_PGRS54-like isoform X8: MAPGLLFYFLVSLVVAHATEDANETRALIQEDAREARDYGTYGDNSKETVVNIEDDEKTQYYETNYDTSAYGFGYDVGPNGQFHHENKGPDGVTYGCYGYVDPDGYLRVTHYVADSHGYRIIEPEKPVEVFPEENHEYDENLVTPSPLPGQIVPWKKLYMPRGCGKTPGGIPPRPLPKPKPTSPPRPPPDSAGQNSNPKPGVVYPGGQGGYYPGTPGTSGSPGTPGSPGIPGRPGSPGTPGSPGGPGGPSGPSGPGGQNSGYYPGQGQGGSYPVRPGAPGSPGAPGSPGAPGGPGGPGGPGGPSGPSGPGGQNSGYYPGQGQGGSYPVRPGAPGSSGAPGSPGAPGSPGAPGGPGGPGGPGGPSGPSGPGGQNSGYYPGQGQGGSYPVRPGAPGSPGAPGGPGGPGGPGGPSGPSGPGGQNSGYYPGQGQGSSYPVRPGAPGSPGAPGSPGAPGGPGGPGGPGGPGGPAGPSGPSTPPSQGPGSGYYPGQGQGGYYPSGPGSPGQPGSPGSPGSPGSPGSPGSPGSPGGPGGSYGPSGPSGPVGPNGPYGPNGPSGPNQPSSPGGQIGPEQGGSYPVRPGAPGSPGAPGGPGGPGGPGGPGGPAGPNGPGGPNGPNRPNGPNGPSGPNGPSRPNQPLGPGGQTGPGQGGSYPVRPGAPGSPGAPGGPGGPGGPGGPGGPAGPSGPSTPPSQGPGSGYYPGQGQGGYYPSGPGSPGQPGSPGSPGSPGSPGGPGGSYGPSGPVGPNGPYGPNGPSGPNQPSGPGGQIGPEQGGSYPVRPGAPGSPGAPGGPGGPGGPGGPGGPAGPNGPGGPNGPNRPNGPNGPSGPNGPSGPNQPLGPGGQTGPGQGGSYPVRPGAPGSPGAPGGPGGPGGPGGPGGPAGPSGPSTPPSQGPGSGYYPGQGQGGYYPSGPGSPGQPGSPGSPGSPGSPGSPGSPGGPGGSYGPSGPVGPNGPYGPNRPSGPNQPSGPGGQIGPEQGGSYPVRPGAPGSPGAPGGPGGPGGPGGPGGPAGPNEPGLPNGPNRPNGPNGPSGPNGPSGPNQPLGPGGQTGPGQGGSYPVRPGAPGSPGAPGGPGGPGGPGGPGGPAGPSGPSTPPSQGPGSGYYPGQGQGGYYPSGPGSPGQPGSPGSPGSPGSPGSPGSPGGPGGSYGPSGPVGPNGPYGPNRPSGPNQPSGPGGQIGPEQGGSYPVRPGAPGSPGAPGGPGGPGGPGGPGGPAGPNEPGLPNGPNRPNGPNGPSGPNGPSGPNQPLGPGGQTGPGQGGSYPVRPGAPGSPGAPGGPGGPGGPGGPGGPAGPSGPSTPPSQEPGSGYYPGQGQGGYYPSGPGSPGQPGSPGSPGSPGSPGSPGSPGSPGGPGGSYGPSGPVGPNGPYGPNRPSGPNQPSGPGAQIGPEQGGSYPVRPGAPGSPGAPGGPGGPGGPGGPGGPAGPNGPGGPNGPNRPNGPNGPSGPNGPSGPNQPLGPGGQTGPGQGGSYPVRPGAPGSPGAPGGPGGPGGPGGPGGPAGPSGPSTPPSQGPGSGYYPGQGQGGYYPSGPGSPGQPGSPGSPGSPGSPGSPGSPGSPGGPGGSYGPSGPSGPVGPNGPYGPNGPSGPNQPSGPGGQIGPEQGGSYPVRPGAPGSPGAPGGPGGPGGPGGPGGPAGPNGPGGPNGPNRPNGPNGPSGPNGPSGPNQPLGPGGQTGPGQGGSYPVRPGAPGSPGAPGGPGGPGGPGGPGGPAGPSGPSTPPSQGPGSGYYPGQGQGGYYPSGPGSPGQPGSPGSPGSPGSPGSPGSPGSPGGPGGSYGPSGPSGPVGPNGPYGPNGPSGPNQPSGPGGQIGPEQGGSYPVRPGAPGSPGAPGGPGGPGGPGGPGGPAGLNGPGGPNGPNRPNGPNGPSGPNGPSGPNQPLGPGGQTGPGQGGSYPVRPGAPGSPGAPGGPGGPGGPGGPGGPAGPSGPSTPPSQGPGSGYYPGQGQGGYYPSGPGSPGQPGSPGSPGSPGSPGSPGSPGSPGGPGGSYGPSGPSGPVGPNGPYGPNRPSGPNQPSGPGAQIGPEQGGSYPVRPGAPGSPGAPGGPGGPGGPGGPGGPAGPNGPGGPNGPNRPNGPNGPSGPNGPSGPNQPLGPGGQTGPGQGGSYPVRPGAPGSPGAPGGPGGPGGPGGPGGPAGPSGPSTPPSQGPGSGYYPGQGQGGYYPSGPGSPGQPGSPGSPGSPGSPGSPGSPGSPGGPGGSYGPSGPSGPVGPNGPYGPNRPSGPNQPSGPGAQIGPEQGGSYPVRPGAPGSPGAPGGPGGPGGPGGPGGPAGPNGPGGPNGPNRPNGPNGPSGPNGPSGPNQPLGPGGQTGPGQGGSYPVRPGAPGSPGAPGGPGGPGGPGGPGGPAGPSGPSTPPSQGPGSGYYPGQGQGGYYPSGPGSPGQPGSPGSPGSPGSPGSPGSPGSPGGPGGSYGPSGPSGPVGPNGPYGPNRPSGPNQPSGPGGQIGPEQGGSYPVRPGAPGSPGAPGGPGGPGGPGGPGGPAGPNGPGGPNGPNRPNGPNGPSGPNGPSGPNQPLGPGGQTGPGQGGSYPVRPGAPGSPGAPGGPGGPGGPGGPGGPAGPSGPSTPPSQGPGSGYYPGQGQGGYYPSGPGSPGQPGSPGSPGSPGSPGSPGSPGSPGGPGGSYGPSGPVGPNGPYGPNRPSGPNQPSGPGAQIGPEQGGSYPVRPGAPGSPGAPGGPGGPGGPGGPGGPAGPNGPGGPNGPNRPNGPNGPSGPNGPSGPNQPLGPGGQTGPGQGGSYPVRPGAPGSPGAPGGPGGPGGPGGPGGPAGPSGPSTPPSQGPGSGYYPGQGQGGYYPSGPGSPGQPGSPGSPGSPGSPGSPGSPGSPGGPGGSYGPSGPVGPNGPYGPNRPSGPNQPSGPGAQIGPEQGGSYPVRPGAPGSPGAPGGPGGPGGPGGPGGPAGPNGPGGPNGPNRPNGPNGPSGPNGPSGPNQPLGPGGQTGPGQGGSYPVSPGAPGSPGAPGGPGGPGGPGGPGGPGGPNGPGQVPDSVGAPSGTGVQPPVYPPPSQQPPFPIYVIPYPLPIVPSPASCPCYLLNPGQNNQQSSPQMQYNQYPYQGYQPYGIIGFIPVVFVPNCPGNNTGMQTAQQNFPNAVSVPYNCGQCQASNDIYRYFGRLNGGRSIEMNDLKEIKSLPELENLLKNQIKPPRKSLRRIAVNARVLDDMTNDKKNKKNLIIKAKED, encoded by the exons GACAAGGTGGCTCTTACCCCGTGAGACCTGGAGCACCCGGAAGCCCTGGAGCACCAGGAAGCCCCGGAGCACCTGGCGGTCCTGGCGGACCCGGTGGACCCGGAGGTCCATCCGGACCATCTGGACCAGGAGGACAAAACTCAGGCTATTACCCAGGTCAAG GACAAGGTGGCTCTTATCCCGTGAGACCTGGAGCACCCGGAAGCTCTGGAGCACCCGGAAGCCCTGGAGCACCAGGAAGCCCCGGAGCACCTGGCGGTCCTGGCGGACCCGGTGGACCCGGAGGTCCATCCGGACCATCTGGCCCAGGAGGACAAAATTCAGGCTATTACCCCGGTCAAG GACAAGGTGGCTCTTATCCCGTGAGACCTGGAGCACCCGGAAGCCCCGGAGCACCTGGCGGTCCTGGCGGACCCGGTGGACCCGGAGGTCCATCCGGACCATCTGGCCCAGGAGGACAAAACTCAGGCTATTACCCAGGTCAAG GACAAGGTAGCTCTTACCCCGTGAGACCTGGAGCACCCGGAAGCCCTGGTGCACCGGGTAGCCCTGGAGCACCTG GTGGTCCCGGTGGACCCGGCGGTCCCGGTGGTCCCGGAGGACCAGCAGGACCAAGTGGCCCTAGCACACCTCCATCGCAAGGACCTGGTAGCGGATATTATCCCGGACAAG gaCAAGGTGGGTACTACCCTAGCGGTCCTGGATCTCCCGGTCAACCGGGAAGTCCTGGCAGCCCCGGTAGCCCTGGCAGCCCTGGCAGCCCCGGTAGCCCTGGATCACCAGGTGGACCAGGTGGATCTTATGGACCCAGTGGACCTAGTGGACCGGTCGGACCCAATGGCCCGTATGGACCCAATGGACCGAGTGGACCAAATCAACCATCAAGCCCCGGTGGACAAATTGGACCCG AACAAGGTGGATCTTACCCTGTCAGACCTGGTGCACCTGGTAGCCCTGGAGCACCTGGTGGACCCGGTGGACCAGGAGGGCCTGGCGGTCCTGGTGGACCAGCTGGACCAAATGGACCCGGCGGACCCAATGGACCGAACAGACCCAATGGACCCAATGGACCGAGTGGGCCAAATGGACCAAGTCGACCTAATCAACCTTTAGGACCTGGTGGACAAACTGGACCTG GACAAGGTGGATCTTACCCGGTTAGACCAGGAGCACCCGGTAGCCCGGGAGCACCAGGTGGTCCCGGTGGACCCGGCGGTCCCGGTGGTCCCGGAGGACCAGCAGGACCAAGTGGCCCAAGCACACCTCCATCGCAAGGACCTGGTAGCGGATATTATCCCGGACAAG gACAAGGTGGGTACTACCCTAGCGGTCCTGGATCTCCCGGTCAACCGGGAAGTCCTGGCAGCCCCGGTAGCCCTGGATCACCAGGTGGACCAGGTGGATCTTATGGACCCAGTGGACCGGTCGGACCCAATGGCCCGTATGGACCCAATGGACCGAGTGGACCAAATCAACCATCAGGCCCCGGTGGTCAAATTGGACCCG AACAAGGTGGATCTTACCCCGTCAGACCTGGTGCACCTGGTAGCCCTGGAGCACCTGGTGGACCCGGTGGACCAGGAGGGCCTGGCGGTCCCGGTGGACCAGCTGGACCAAATGGACCCGGCGGACCCAATGGACCGAACAGACCCAATGGACCCAATGGACCGAGTGGGCCAAATGGACCAAGTGGACCTAATCAACCTTTAGGACCTGGTGGACAAACTGGACCTG GACAAGGTGGTTCTTACCCGGTTAGACCAGGAGCACCCGGTAGCCCGGGAGCACCAGGTGGTCCCGGTGGACCCGGCGGTCCCGGTGGTCCCGGAGGACCAGCAGGGCCAAGTGGCCCTAGCACACCTCCATCGCAAGGACCTGGTAGCGGATATTATCCCGGACAAG GACAAGGTGGGTACTACCCTAGCGGTCCTGGATCTCCCGGTCAACCGGGAAGTCCTGGCAGCCCCGGTAGCCCTGGCAGCCCCGGTAGCCCTGGATCACCAGGTGGACCAGGTGGATCTTATGGACCCAGTGGACCGGTCGGACCCAATGGCCCGTATGGACCCAATAGACCGAGTGGACCAAATCAACCATCAGGCCCCGGTGGACAAATTGGACCCG AACAAGGTGGATCTTACCCCGTCAGACCTGGTGCACCTGGTAGCCCTGGAGCACCTGGTGGACCCGGTGGACCAGGAGGGCCTGGCGGTCCCGGTGGACCAGCTGGACCAAATGAACCCGGCTTACCCAATGGACCGAATAGACCCAATGGACCCAATGGACCGAGTGGGCCAAATGGACCAAGTGGACCTAATCAACCTTTAGGACCTGGTGGACAAACTGGACCTG GACAAGGTGGTTCTTACCCGGTTAGACCAGGAGCACCCGGTAGCCCGGGAGCACCAGGTGGTCCCGGTGGACCCGGCGGTCCCGGTGGTCCCGGAGGACCAGCAGGGCCAAGTGGCCCTAGCACACCTCCATCGCAAGGACCTGGTAGCGGATATTATCCCGGACAAG GACAAGGTGGGTACTACCCTAGCGGTCCTGGATCTCCCGGTCAACCGGGAAGTCCTGGCAGCCCCGGTAGCCCTGGCAGCCCCGGTAGCCCTGGATCACCAGGTGGACCAGGTGGATCTTATGGACCCAGTGGACCGGTCGGACCCAATGGCCCGTATGGACCCAATAGACCGAGTGGACCAAATCAACCATCAGGCCCCGGTGGACAAATTGGACCCG AACAAGGTGGATCTTACCCCGTCAGACCTGGTGCACCTGGTAGCCCTGGAGCACCTGGTGGACCCGGTGGACCAGGAGGGCCTGGCGGTCCCGGTGGACCAGCTGGACCAAATGAACCCGGCTTACCCAATGGACCGAATAGACCCAATGGACCCAATGGACCGAGTGGGCCAAATGGACCAAGTGGACCTAATCAACCTTTAGGACCTGGTGGACAAACTGGACCTG GACAAGGTGGATCTTACCCGGTTAGACCAGGAGCACCCGGTAGCCCGGGAGCACCAGGTGGTCCCGGTGGACCCGGCGGTCCCGGTGGTCCCGGAGGACCAGCAGGACCAAGTGGCCCTAGCACACCTCCATCGCAAGAACCTGGTAGCGGATATTATCCCGGACAAG GACAAGGTGGGTACTACCCTAGCGGTCCTGGATCTCCCGGTCAACCGGGAAGTCCTGGCAGCCCCGGTAGCCCTGGCAGCCCTGGCAGCCCCGGTAGCCCTGGATCACCAGGTGGACCAGGTGGATCTTATGGACCCAGTGGACCGGTCGGACCCAATGGCCCGTATGGACCCAATAGACCGAGTGGACCAAATCAACCATCAGGCCCCGGTGCACAAATTGGACCCG AACAAGGTGGATCTTACCCCGTCAGACCTGGTGCACCTGGTAGCCCTGGAGCACCTGGTGGACCCGGTGGACCAGGAGGGCCTGGCGGTCCCGGTGGACCAGCTGGACCAAATGGACCCGGCGGACCCAATGGACCGAATAGACCCAATGGACCCAATGGACCGAGTGGGCCAAATGGACCAAGTGGACCTAATCAACCTTTAGGACCTGGTGGACAAACTGGACCTG GACAAGGTGGATCTTACCCGGTTAGACCAGGAGCACCCGGTAGCCCGGGAGCACCAGGTGGTCCCGGTGGACCCGGCGGTCCCGGTGGTCCCGGAGGACCAGCAGGACCAAGTGGCCCAAGCACACCTCCATCGCAAGGACCTGGTAGCGGATATTATCCCGGACAAG gACAAGGTGGGTACTACCCTAGCGGTCCTGGATCTCCCGGTCAACCGGGAAGTCCTGGCAGCCCCGGTAGCCCTGGCAGCCCTGGCAGCCCCGGTAGCCCTGGATCACCAGGTGGACCAGGTGGATCTTATGGACCCAGTGGACCTAGTGGACCGGTCGGACCCAATGGCCCGTATGGACCCAATGGACCGAGTGGACCAAATCAACCATCAGGCCCCGGTGGACAAATTGGACCCG AACAAGGTGGATCTTACCCCGTCAGACCTGGTGCACCTGGTAGCCCTGGAGCACCTGGTGGACCCGGTGGACCAGGAGGGCCTGGCGGTCCCGGTGGACCAGCTGGACCAAATGGACCCGGCGGACCCAATGGACCGAATAGACCCAATGGACCCAATGGACCGAGTGGGCCAAATGGACCAAGTGGACCTAATCAACCTTTAGGACCTGGTGGACAAACTGGACCTG GACAAGGTGGATCTTACCCGGTTAGACCAGGAGCACCCGGTAGCCCGGGAGCACCAGGTGGTCCCGGTGGACCCGGCGGTCCCGGTGGTCCCGGAGGACCAGCAGGACCAAGTGGCCCAAGCACACCTCCATCGCAAGGACCTGGTAGCGGATATTATCCCGGACAAG gACAAGGTGGGTACTACCCTAGCGGTCCTGGATCTCCCGGTCAACCGGGAAGTCCTGGCAGCCCCGGTAGCCCTGGCAGCCCTGGCAGCCCCGGTAGCCCTGGATCACCAGGTGGACCAGGTGGATCTTATGGACCCAGTGGACCTAGTGGACCGGTCGGACCCAATGGCCCGTATGGACCCAATGGACCGAGTGGACCAAATCAACCATCAGGCCCCGGTGGACAAATTGGACCCG AACAAGGTGGATCTTACCCCGTCAGACCTGGTGCACCTGGTAGCCCTGGAGCACCTGGTGGACCCGGTGGACCAGGAGGGCCTGGCGGTCCCGGTGGACCAGCTGGACTAAATGGACCCGGCGGACCCAATGGACCGAATAGACCCAATGGACCCAATGGACCGAGTGGGCCAAATGGACCAAGTGGACCTAATCAACCTTTAGGACCTGGTGGACAAACTGGACCTG GACAAGGTGGATCTTACCCGGTTAGACCAGGAGCACCCGGTAGCCCGGGAGCACCAGGTGGTCCCGGTGGACCCGGCGGTCCCGGTGGTCCCGGAGGACCAGCAGGACCAAGTGGCCCTAGCACACCTCCATCGCAAGGACCTGGTAGCGGATATTATCCCGGACAAG GACAAGGTGGGTACTACCCTAGCGGTCCTGGATCTCCCGGTCAACCGGGAAGTCCTGGCAGCCCCGGTAGCCCTGGCAGCCCTGGCAGCCCCGGTAGCCCTGGATCACCAGGTGGACCAGGTGGATCTTATGGACCCAGTGGACCTAGTGGACCGGTCGGACCCAATGGCCCGTATGGACCCAATAGACCGAGTGGACCAAATCAACCATCAGGCCCCGGTGCACAAATTGGACCCG AACAAGGTGGATCTTACCCCGTCAGACCTGGTGCACCTGGTAGCCCTGGAGCACCTGGTGGACCCGGTGGACCAGGAGGGCCTGGCGGTCCCGGTGGACCAGCTGGACCAAATGGACCCGGCGGACCCAATGGACCGAATAGACCCAATGGACCCAATGGACCGAGTGGGCCAAATGGACCAAGTGGACCTAATCAACCTTTAGGACCTGGTGGACAAACTGGACCTG GACAAGGTGGATCTTACCCGGTTAGACCAGGAGCACCCGGTAGCCCGGGAGCACCAGGTGGTCCCGGTGGACCCGGCGGTCCCGGTGGTCCCGGAGGACCAGCAGGACCAAGTGGCCCTAGCACACCTCCATCGCAAGGACCTGGTAGCGGATATTATCCCGGACAAG GACAAGGTGGGTACTACCCTAGCGGTCCTGGATCTCCCGGTCAACCGGGAAGTCCTGGCAGCCCCGGTAGCCCTGGCAGCCCTGGCAGCCCCGGTAGCCCTGGATCACCAGGTGGACCAGGTGGATCTTATGGACCCAGTGGACCTAGTGGACCGGTCGGACCCAATGGCCCGTATGGACCCAATAGACCGAGTGGACCAAATCAACCATCAGGCCCCGGTGCACAAATTGGACCCG AACAAGGTGGATCTTACCCCGTCAGACCTGGTGCACCTGGTAGCCCTGGAGCACCTGGTGGACCCGGTGGACCAGGAGGGCCTGGCGGTCCCGGTGGACCAGCTGGACCAAATGGACCCGGCGGACCCAATGGACCGAATAGACCCAATGGACCCAATGGACCGAGTGGGCCAAATGGACCAAGTGGACCTAATCAACCTTTAGGACCTGGTGGACAAACTGGACCTG GACAAGGTGGATCTTACCCGGTTAGACCAGGAGCACCCGGTAGCCCGGGAGCACCAGGTGGTCCCGGTGGACCCGGCGGTCCCGGTGGTCCCGGAGGACCAGCAGGACCAAGTGGCCCTAGCACACCTCCATCGCAAGGACCTGGTAGCGGATATTATCCCGGACAAG GACAAGGTGGGTACTACCCTAGCGGTCCTGGATCTCCCGGTCAACCTGGAAGTCCTGGCAGCCCCGGTAGCCCTGGCAGCCCTGGCAGCCCCGGTAGCCCTGGATCACCAGGTGGACCAGGTGGATCTTATGGACCCAGTGGACCTAGTGGACCGGTCGGACCCAATGGCCCGTATGGACCCAATAGACCGAGTGGACCAAATCAACCATCAGGCCCCGGTGGACAAATTGGACCCG AACAAGGTGGATCTTACCCCGTCAGACCTGGTGCACCTGGTAGCCCTGGAGCACCTGGTGGACCCGGTGGACCAGGAGGGCCTGGTGGTCCCGGTGGACCAGCTGGACCAAATGGACCCGGCGGACCCAATGGACCGAATAGACCCAATGGACCCAATGGACCGAGTGGGCCAAATGGACCAAGTGGACCTAATCAACCTTTAGGACCTGGTGGACAAACTGGACCTG GACAAGGTGGATCTTACCCGGTTAGACCAGGAGCACCCGGTAGCCCGGGAGCACCAGGTGGTCCCGGTGGACCCGGCGGTCCCGGTGGTCCCGGAGGACCAGCAGGACCAAGTGGCCCAAGCACACCTCCATCGCAAGGACCTGGTAGCGGATATTATCCCGGACAAG GACAAGGTGGGTACTACCCTAGCGGTCCTGGATCTCCCGGTCAACCGGGAAGTCCTGGCAGCCCCGGTAGCCCTGGCAGCCCTGGCAGCCCCGGTAGCCCTGGATCACCAGGTGGACCAGGTGGATCTTATGGACCCAGTGGACCGGTCGGACCCAATGGCCCGTATGGACCCAATAGACCGAGTGGACCAAATCAACCATCAGGCCCCGGTGCACAAATTGGACCCG AACAAGGTGGATCTTACCCCGTCAGACCTGGTGCACCTGGTAGCCCTGGAGCACCTGGTGGACCCGGTGGACCAGGAGGGCCTGGCGGTCCCGGTGGACCAGCTGGACCAAATGGACCCGGCGGACCCAATGGACCGAATAGACCCAATGGACCCAATGGACCGAGTGGGCCAAATGGACCAAGTGGACCTAATCAACCTTTAGGACCTGGTGGACAAACTGGACCTG GACAAGGTGGATCTTACCCGGTTAGACCAGGAGCACCCGGTAGCCCGGGAGCACCAGGTGGTCCCGGTGGACCCGGCGGTCCCGGTGGTCCCGGAGGACCAGCAGGACCAAGTGGCCCTAGCACACCTCCATCGCAAGGACCTGGTAGCGGATATTATCCCGGACAAG GACAAGGTGGGTACTACCCTAGCGGTCCTGGATCTCCCGGTCAACCGGGAAGTCCTGGCAGCCCCGGTAGCCCTGGCAGCCCTGGCAGCCCCGGTAGCCCTGGATCACCAGGTGGACCAGGTGGATCTTATGGACCCAGTGGACCGGTCGGACCCAATGGCCCGTATGGACCCAATAGACCGAGTGGACCAAATCAACCATCAGGCCCCGGTGCACAAATTGGACCCG AACAAGGTGGATCTTACCCCGTCAGACCTGGTGCACCTGGTAGCCCTGGAGCACCTGGTGGACCCGGTGGACCAGGAGGGCCTGGCGGTCCCGGTGGACCAGCTGGACCAAATGGACCTGGCGGACCCAATGGACCGAATAGACCCAATGGACCCAATGGACCGAGTGGGCCAAATGGACCAAGTGGACCTAATCAACCTTTAGGACCTGGTGGACAAACTGGACCTG GACAAGGTGGATCTTACCCGGTTAGCCCAGGAGCACCCGGCAGCCCAGGAGCACCAGGTGGTCCCGGTGGACCCGGCGGTCCCGGTGGTCCCGGAGGACCTGGTGGACCAAATGGACCCGGTCAAG TTCCCGATTCCGTCGGTGCACCTTCCGGAACAGGTGTTCAACCACCAGTTTACCCCCCGCCCAGTCAGCAGCCGCCATTCCCTATATATGTTATACCATATCCATTGCCGATCGTGCCAAGCCCCGCATCATGTCCCTGTTATCTCTTGAATCCAGGCCAAAATAATCAACAATCTTCTCCACAAATGCAGTATAACCAATACCCTTACCAAGGGTACCAACCTTATGGCATTATAGGGTTCATACCAGTCGTATTCGTTCCCAACTGTCCTGGAAATAATACTGGTATGCAAACTGCGCAACAAAACTTCCCTAATGCTGTATCTGTTCCCTATAATTGTGGCCAATGTCAAGCGTCGAATGACATTTACCGGTACTTCGGAAGATTAAATGGAGGACGTAGCATTGAAATGAACGacttaaaagaaatcaaatCTCTACCAGAACTGGAGAATCTCTTGAAGAATCAAATTAAACCTCCAAGAAAGAGTTTAAGGAGGATAGCCGTGAATGCCAGAGTTCTGGACGACATGACGAAcgacaagaaaaataaaaagaatttgatAATTAAGGCGAAAGAAGATTAA